The genome window TTTGGAGGGGAATCTTGGAGTAAGCGACAAAAATTTATCGAATCTTCAATGTGCTTTGCTTCTTCAAATGAGTCTTGTAAATTTTGTGCTGTATGAACAAAATTTAGTTGGATAGGTTTTTCAAGTTCTATTTTTGCTTCTTCTTTCATATTTGAATTAGGATATTTATACATACCCATATTGAAACCAAGACGACTTTGGGCAATCAATTCTTTTGAACTACAAAGTTGTGAGGTGCAATAAAAATGAACTGTTGCAGCTTTTAAATTTAATGCAGTCTCAGCGCATTTTATTCCAATTTGTCTAGATCTTGCTGGCAAATAATTTAATTTATTCCCCGCTCCAACTAACAAAATTCTTTTAGCAAATTTTTGATTCAAAACTAGTGAGGTTGAGGTTTGAAGCCATTTGCCTTCAAAATCACCTAATGCAATTAAATTAGAAATGGTGCCACCCATTTCATTATCAAGTGATAAAATAGTTTTAGATTTTAACTGTCCCTTTTCTATATCTTGTTCGTCAATTACAATTATTGCAAGATCTTGGGGTTGATTATTAGGGTGGGAGTTATTTGTGATATGAAGAGGTTTTAACTGTGGCAGTAACATAAAAACTTCCCTTAATTATTAAGCAGTTATTGTTATTTCGCAGCCCTATCATGCAATCATTCTTTGGTTTTAGCAAGGATAACTATGAGAATTTTTTCTTTTTATTTTTGGTTTTTACAGTTACCTTTAGTTGCTATTTTCTTCTTTTTTATCTGGTTTATTCCTTGGGTTTTTGTTTTGCATTTAGGTTTTTTAGTTTATTTCCCTTATAGAGATGATGGACAAACCCGATTTTTTCGGATTACAGGACCAATAGTAGGGCTTTTTTCAAAAACTTGGGTTAATAAAAAAGAAATTCCAAATGCTTGTAAAGCAGCTTTAATTGCTTCTGAAGATGGAAAATTTTATCAACATAATGGAATTGATATTGAAAGCATTCAAAAAATTGTAAAAGATAAAAGCAGAACAACTAAACAAAAACGCGGTGGTTCAACAATTACGCAACAATTAGTTAAAAATGCATTTCTTTCAAGAGATAGAAGCTACATCAGAAAAACCAGAGAATTAATTGGCGCTGTTTTGTTAGATGCGACTATAGCAAAAGATAAACAAATTGAATGGTATCTTAATATTGTTGAATTTGGACCAAATACTTACGGATTAGAAAATGCCGCACAAAAGTATTTTAAAATCGATGCAGCTAAATTAACTCCTTCACAGTGTGTTGCGCTTATTGCAATCTTGCCATCTCCTAGGAAGTGGAATCAAAGTTTAGAAAAGAAAAAATTAACTCAGTTTTTTCTACAAAGATACAGACAAATTTCAAATAATATTATGGAAATGCATATCGCTTCTCGAAAAGAAAAGCTTGATATTAAACAAATAAATTTAGGGTTTTCAACTAAAAAAGAGAATTTACCACAATTTATTGAGCCAGAAGTTACGCAAAAGACTATTGAAGAGCAAAATCAACAAAATTCTTCTATAGAAGATCAATCACAAATTGATAAGAGCGAAAAAGTAAATGATAAAGAGATAGAGAATAAAGCAAATGATTCAGTTCCGTCAGGAATAGAATCTGATGAAAGTCTAAATGATATAGAAAATAGTGATGAATAATTTGATAATTTTTTCAAAAATTTCAATATGTTTAATCTATTGGCAGGTTTCACTTGACCTCAATTCTAAGCTTATGTATTAAGTTCTCGTTTGTTGATAGACTATCACTACAAAATCATTTTTGTTTTAAGGCATTTTGGCAATTGCTTCTGATTAAGGGGATTCAAAATGAACGCAAGTTTTAGAAAGTTGTTTCTGCACGCTTTTTTTCTACTCTCAACAATTCCCTCTTTTCATTTAAATGCTTTTGCTGCAAATTCCGATGAAAATAAAAAAGAAGATGTAAGTTTACAAAAAATTAAAACAGAAAAAGTTTTAAAAGTTTGTTCTGATGCTGGTTTCCTGCCTTTTGAAATGAAAACACAAAAAGGCGACTGGATAGGATTTGATGTAGAAATGATGAAAGAATTTGCTAAAACTCTTTCAGTAGAACTTAAAATGATTCAAATTAGTTTTGATGGTATTATTCCCGCACTAATTTCCGCTAAATGTGACATAATAGCTGCGGGTATGACTGTTACAGCAGAACGTAAAGCGATGGTTCTTTTCAGTGATTCTACTTTTACAAGTGGGTTAAGTATTGCCATAAAGAACAATGAAAAAAATAAAAATGAGTTTAAAGATCTTAATTCTTTAGATAAAGTTGGATTAAAAATTGCTGTAAAAACAGGTTATACAAGTGATATTTATTTATCCAAAACATTAAAAAAAGCGCAAATTTTAAAATTTGATCAAGATGCTGATTTAGTTCTAGCTGTCATGCAAGGGAGAGCTAATGCTTTTGTTTCTGATACAACTTATGTTGATCTAATGGACAAGGGAAATAAAAATAAATTTATTATTTTACCAACTAAAGTTGTGGCTGAAAGTTTTTCTATAGCAGCTAAAAAAGATGATACAGTATTAATATCTAAATTTAATTCTTTCTTAAAACAATGGAAAGAAAATGGTGGATATGAAAAAGCAAGAAAATATTATTTTGTTGACCAAGTATGGCGTTCTCAAGTTGCTAACTAATTATTCATTAATGTAATTTATTTAAAAAATAATTCTTTTAAATTTTCTTAATATATTTTAAAAAATAAATATTTTTCTTTCACAAAGATAAAAAATTTGTTTAACTTTATTTTGAAGTAATAAATATATTGCTGAAAGTATTTCTTTCTAAGGAGTTTTTTTAATGAATCAGAAAGTAAATAAAATGTATAAATTTAAAGCTGCTTGGTGGCTTAAAAATCGGCATTTACAAACTCTCTATCCTGTTGTTTTTTCGGCTCGTAAAAAAATCATTTTAAAAAGAGAAAGAATTCAATTGGATGATGGAGACTTTTTAAGTTTGGATTGGAGTCAGAATTATGATCCCAAAAGACCAATTATTCTTTTTTTACATGGCTTAGAAGGATCTTCCCAGTCTCCATATATTCAAAGAATGATGAAAATTGCGATGAATAAAAATTATAATGCAGTTTGTCTAAACTTTAGGGGCTGCGATGGAGAAACAAACGTAAAATTAAAATCATATCATGCAGGAGAAATTGGTGATTTAAACTCTGTGGTAAAAAAACTAATTAGTGAGGTAACAGCCGAACAAAAAATTTATCTTGTCGGCTTTTCATTGGGGGCTAATGTCTTATTAAAATGGTTAGCTGAAAGTGAGCTTTCGGGATTCATTGCAAAAGCGATTGCAGTTTCTGTTCCATTTGAATTGGCAGGATCTGCTGATGCTTTGGGTAAAGGTTTTTCCAGAGCCTATGAATGGTGGTTATTAAAATGTTTAAAGCAAAGTTTGGAAAGAAAAAAATCAATTTTTTTGCAACATAATTTTACTTACAATGAAAAAAATATAAAAAGTTTTTGGGAATTTGATAACTTAATTACTGCGAAAATAAATGGTTTTAAAGATGTTTTTGATTACTATGAAAAATCAAGTTCACGCCAATTTATTAAAAAAATTAAAGTAAATACTTTGATAGTTCATGCAAAAGATGATCCTTTTCTTATGCAAGAAAATATACCTAAAGTTAATGAAATAAATGATTCGGTAAAACTTGAAATTACAAAAAATGGTGGACATTTAGGATTTGTTGAAGGATTTATTCCATTTTTTCCTAAATATTGGATAGACAACAGAATCTATGAATTTATTGAACAGTGATGAAATTTTTTTATAATTTGAGCTAGTAATATCTAAAAACTTTTAAGTATAAAATGTTATCGTTAATTGACGGTTGTTATTAAAAGAAGTATAAATATATTTAGATGAATGTGTGATTTACTTTCTTAGGAGTTTATAACCTGAAATTTGCTTTTTTACTCATCCTATTGATTATTTTATTTGTTATTATTTTAAAATTTTTATTAAAGTATAACGAAAAAAACAAGCAAAAAATTAATCATAAAAATAAATCCCAAAAAGATTTTATTCAAGAAACAGGCAGTTTAAAAACTGGTACTAGTGACCAAGTTAATAATTTAAAGAAAGATCTGGGAAAAATTTCTAAAGAATGGAACTCTATTCTTAGTTTGATTGAAAATAATATACAAGAAATTTATAAAAAAAGGGAACAATTGAATACTAGAAAGGAAAATTTACTAAGAAAAACTAAAAATACCCAAGAAATCATGAATGAATTGCTAATTAAATATAATAAAAATTCGGCAAGTATTTTAAAAAGTGAGTATATTAAACACTCTATAGAGTTAGAAAAGTTTCAAAATGAAATTCAGGTTATAGATAAACAAATTATTGAATACAATGATGCCTTACAAATACTTGTAGAGAAAAATAATAATGTGCAACTTGAGTATGATAATTTTAAGCAGTCATATTCACATGAAATTTCTAAAACTGAAATATTTTCAAAAATAAGTTTGATAAACTCTGAAATTGAAAGATTGAAAACAGGAGAACAGCAAAGCTT of Pigmentibacter sp. JX0631 contains these proteins:
- a CDS encoding biosynthetic peptidoglycan transglycosylase; the encoded protein is MRIFSFYFWFLQLPLVAIFFFFIWFIPWVFVLHLGFLVYFPYRDDGQTRFFRITGPIVGLFSKTWVNKKEIPNACKAALIASEDGKFYQHNGIDIESIQKIVKDKSRTTKQKRGGSTITQQLVKNAFLSRDRSYIRKTRELIGAVLLDATIAKDKQIEWYLNIVEFGPNTYGLENAAQKYFKIDAAKLTPSQCVALIAILPSPRKWNQSLEKKKLTQFFLQRYRQISNNIMEMHIASRKEKLDIKQINLGFSTKKENLPQFIEPEVTQKTIEEQNQQNSSIEDQSQIDKSEKVNDKEIENKANDSVPSGIESDESLNDIENSDE
- a CDS encoding transporter substrate-binding domain-containing protein, coding for MNASFRKLFLHAFFLLSTIPSFHLNAFAANSDENKKEDVSLQKIKTEKVLKVCSDAGFLPFEMKTQKGDWIGFDVEMMKEFAKTLSVELKMIQISFDGIIPALISAKCDIIAAGMTVTAERKAMVLFSDSTFTSGLSIAIKNNEKNKNEFKDLNSLDKVGLKIAVKTGYTSDIYLSKTLKKAQILKFDQDADLVLAVMQGRANAFVSDTTYVDLMDKGNKNKFIILPTKVVAESFSIAAKKDDTVLISKFNSFLKQWKENGGYEKARKYYFVDQVWRSQVAN
- a CDS encoding hydrolase; this translates as MNQKVNKMYKFKAAWWLKNRHLQTLYPVVFSARKKIILKRERIQLDDGDFLSLDWSQNYDPKRPIILFLHGLEGSSQSPYIQRMMKIAMNKNYNAVCLNFRGCDGETNVKLKSYHAGEIGDLNSVVKKLISEVTAEQKIYLVGFSLGANVLLKWLAESELSGFIAKAIAVSVPFELAGSADALGKGFSRAYEWWLLKCLKQSLERKKSIFLQHNFTYNEKNIKSFWEFDNLITAKINGFKDVFDYYEKSSSRQFIKKIKVNTLIVHAKDDPFLMQENIPKVNEINDSVKLEITKNGGHLGFVEGFIPFFPKYWIDNRIYEFIEQ